A genomic region of Chelmon rostratus isolate fCheRos1 chromosome 8, fCheRos1.pri, whole genome shotgun sequence contains the following coding sequences:
- the ino80c gene encoding INO80 complex subunit C — protein sequence MLSTQRVSFIDIVLQPLCSPQMASQIPITVRAQPAAASAASLRGKKRPGSPAVCGAPQAAGSSGKKKKGQTAATPATLTQVTAVESVAEVKAAGPPDSAPAATTESTAKPPPFKDPTFMHSGIGGAAAGKKNRTWKNLKQILALERALPWKLNDPNYYNIDAPPTLKPTKKYSDISGLPANYTDPQTKLRFTSSEEFSYIRLLPTDVVTGYLALRKATCIVP from the exons ATGCTAAGCACGCAGAGAGTAAGCTTCATCGACATCGTATTACAACCACTTTGCTCTCCACAAATGGCGTCTCAGATACCCATAACCGTCAGGGCCCAGCCTGCGGCCGCCAGCGCTGCCTCTCTCCGCGGGAAGAAGCGTCCCGGCAGTCCGGCGGTTTGTGGCGCTCCGCAGGCTGCCGGCAGCAGcggcaagaaaaagaaaggacagacGGCAGCGACACCAGCAACACTGACTCAG GTAACAGCGGTGGAGTCGGTGGCTGAGGTGAAGGCGGCGGGGCCACCTGACAGCGCTCCGGCTGCCACCACAGAGTCTACGGCAAAGCCTCCACCCTTCAAAGACCCCACTTTTATG CACTCTGGGAttggtggagcagcagcaggtaagaAGAACAGGACCTGGAAGAATCTCAAGCAGATTCTGGCTCTGGAGCGGGCTTTACCCTGGAAGCTCAACGATCCCAACT actACAACATTGACGCCCCTCCCACCTTGAAGCCAACTAAGAAATACTCTGACATCTCAGGACTCCCT GCGAACTACACAGACCCACAGACAAAGCTACGCTTCACATCCTCTGAGGAGTTCTCCTACATCCGCCTCCTCCCCACTGATGTTGTTACCGGCTACCTGGCCCTTCGAAAGGCAACTTGCATCGTACCCTGA